The Capsicum annuum cultivar UCD-10X-F1 chromosome 1, UCD10Xv1.1, whole genome shotgun sequence sequence TGTTTGCAAAATTTTATAATCTTATCGGGGCATCTGatggtcttcttcttctttatctgaTCTAAAATTACTTGATGTTCGGAGAGAAAGGTCATTGTGATTGAGAAGAGTAGAAGACAGATAGTTATTGACGGGTTAACTTTTTGTGTTTAACAAATAAAACTGAATCTTCAATTTTTAAAGAGGGAATGGTGTAACAAATTTAGTAGGCAGATGGGGAAATGGAGCCTGGAGGTATTAACCGTGGTTAAAATGTTGTGGTGTAGCAAAACAAATCTGAATCATTAATTTGCTAAGTGAACACGTGTAATATATTAGGTGAGCAACTGGACGGAATGGAGGAGATGAGTAATGGAGGTGAGCCGAGTCCCACTACTACTGCCATCTGAAATTTCTCCATGCCTAGCCCTAATTTGGCGGGAAAGCCAATTACAGAAAGCTTACCAATTCCCTTCATTGCTTATTTTTGGCGCATTACAGTAACCATAACCGCATCATGGCTTCTTCCAGCGGCGGCGAGGATGGCTTGAATAGCATAAATCCTCCATCATCGAAGAGTCAGAAAGTGAGTGTCGCCGGAGATGAAGAACACCTAGACCGTATCAGTCACTGTTAGTTCAAATTCTCTCTCTTTTGCCGACGAAGGATGCATTCACAACTTGCTTCCTTTCTAAAATACAACTTTGTTTTCACTCGCAGGAAACAGCAACCAGATGAATTTGTATTTTCCAGTGTGTGGAATGAGAATCGTACTAGGATTTTAACTCCAAGAATTTCAGACTTCGTGTCCTTTGTTGAAAATGTATTAAATCATTCCATttcttccaaaattaaaaaatttgaactCGACGGCAGACAACTGTTTTCATACTTACCCCAGATTAGGCAGTGGCTTAGTTTTGCTGTTGAAAGGGAAGTGGAAGATGTTGTGTTTTTGTCCTATGATTTTTCATATGTTAGCGTATTGCCTGAATCTTTCCGCACCTGTTCTTCGTTGATGACATTGCATTTGAGATGTCATCGCTTTGATGATCCCGGTCATAGCGTGGAAGTCTCTAAAGAGCCTAAAGCTGGAGTGTGTGACTTAAACGATGATCAAATTTTGAACTTACTATCTGGCTGTCCTTCATTGGAAACTATGGAGTTATATGATGTTGGGGGTTTTCGTCGTCTGGAGACTAATTCTTTAAACTTCAAGAGACTAAATTTGAAAAATCACCGGGTGCCTGAAGTTGATAGTGACATTGACGTTGACAATGAAAATGTCAATGATCCTTCCTTGGAAATTTTTGCCCCGTATCTTGAACATTTGGAGATTTCAGGAAACCTTGATAATCTCAAGTGTAGGCTTGTGGATGTGTCCTCCTTGGTTAATGCTAGGCTTACTTTCTACATTTCATGTATCAAGCACGTGAGACATGATCATGGTGATGATATTGGTGTTGACGAATACAGTTGTCACGACTATCATCAAGGTTTTAGGATCCTCATCCAAGATTATCTTCAAAGTTGAGTTGTGCAACTGAGCTAACATTCGGATCATGGTTCACTGAGGattatttttaactttataaGTCCTTAAATCTACTTGCTTGTAATTTTTTGATTGTTGGTCTATTCTCGTGACTGTTGATGATATAGATAAAACATCAAACCTCATTAGTGCACGGCATAGCTATGTTGTATGCAAGGTTTGTTATCCAGCACACTTGGTGTTGTCAAGTTATTGAAATAACCTTAACTTTCTAAAAATTTCTAACAGTTTTTGATTTCTGGGATAAATTTTTTTGCACAGTTGCAGAGTGTAAACCTTTTGGGTGAATTTCTCTAAAGCAACTGGACTAATTACGGAAACTTGTGTAAAGTTGTGTCTTTATGCAATCCTTTTGTCAGCATTTGGAAAttaggtattttttttaaatcataccagcaaaaaaatctatctagaaatgAGTATTTGTTTACACTGATGTTGGTTTGTGTTCAGAGTTTAGACAATTAAATTTATCACTACATTATCTCTATGTTGTGAAGTACTTTCTTTTTGTCGTTGTTGTTGCTTTCTCCATTCTTTTACTAGTTTCTCTGGGATTACTGCATCAGGTCCCGTGCATGTTGCAGTTCAAAGGATTGCCGGTTCCAGAGTTGAAATGTAAATATCTAACGCTAGAATTGAATATGGAAAACTTTGATTTGTATGGAGCAGCTGGTCTTTTTGGAGCCTTGCCTTATGTGGAGACTTTAAACATAGACATGACAGAAAATCACGTAACCTCCtggaactttttcttatctttttatgTCTATCTATTTTACTGATGTTCTAACAACCCCCTTCTCCCTCCTCAGCAAGTTGTTTCTGTAGAAGAATGCAAATATAACTTTAATTATCAGTAAGAAGCTTTGCTTTTGTCATTGTAAGGCTACACTTTGATATGGATATCTTGTTGCTTTCTTTGTGGAAAATGAGCTCTGAAAGAAAAGTATTGTTGCgctataactcttaccttggtTACTGTTAAATTGAGAGAAGTAGAAGAAATGGATGCGCCATTAATGGAGAATCACAATAGGAAGATACAGTTTTAGAGAGAATTCTTGTGTagtgaaattgagaaaaaatatctgTATTTCTGAAAGCTAAGCTGTCAAGTATTGAtccatgattatatatatatgctcaaTCATCTAACCAACCCACTAGCTGAAAATATCTTGCAACTAACTAGATCTAACGACTAAGAATTGTTATCTAGAATCTTCTAGCGTAGAAGTATAAATACTTCTAGGTGCAAGTACCACTAAGCAGCTTCTTCATACTAGGCTATGCACTTCAACAGTTACCTATGCCATGAAATATTTTGACAAGAACAAGCATTATAATCATTTTCATAGTACCATTATGATTAttcgaaggggagccttggagtaacttgtaaagttgctgccatgtgaccaagaggtcacgggttcaagccttggaaacagcctctagcagaaatgcaaggtaaggctgcgtacgatacacctttgtggtggggcccttccccggacaccgcgcatagcggtagctttagtgcaccgggctgcgcTTTTTTTTTCATTATGATTATTTGGTTCTTAAATTTTTCTATAGGATGGTAATACTGTAACTAATCACTTTCCACAAGGTTGACCTGTATTTGGTCCTGATTGATTTTTCTGTCTCCAACTTGATAGCTACTTCTGCGACCTTGAGGAAGACAATACTCATCTGGGGAGTTGGATTTCAAACTACAATACTAATATGTGGAGTTGGATTTCAAGCTTTATGTTTCCCAACCTCAAGAATGTTAAGATTGCCAATTCCTTCCAGGTGTGTTTGATGATGAGTAGTTCCGTATGGAGCTTTGATAGTCCAGAAAGAATATGGGGCTTTGACATGCTTGTTGAACTTTCAAAACTTCTGTTAAAGAATGCTACAATTCTGGAGAAGTTCGTTATCATATCAAAGAGAAGAAAGTGCAAGGAATGTTTGACGAACTGCGAGTCCAATTTCTTCTCTCGATTAGCTAAGCAGTTGTTGGATTTCCCAAGATCCTCCAGTGAGCTTTCCATGACTAGACTATAAATTGATAAGCTTCCCATGCAATCGTCACTCTTTAACTTCTCTATGTAATCCTGCTCTTTTGAATTTACCCTTATGGCACACCAATTGTTCTGGTTGCTTAGTTTCTCATGAAGCTTTTGTTCATTGCATTTTAGATACTATGCATGCGTATTGAGATGTTCTTGCAACCCCTGTTTCCTGGACCACTATAAACATGAGCAGATAACCCAAGGAAAGCACCAAGGGGAATGTTCAGGTTGGAGAGATTATAAGCAAAACCGAGTGTAAATAAGTCAACGGAAATTTTGCaaaagtggaaaaaaaaaatgatgtcaCTTCCCTGCAGAAAAATTTTAGAATCCACAAATATAA is a genomic window containing:
- the LOC107870942 gene encoding putative F-box/LRR-repeat protein At3g18150 isoform X4, coding for MTLHLRCHRFDDPGHSVEVSKEPKAGVCDLNDDQILNLLSGCPSLETMELYDVGGFRRLETNSLNFKRLNLKNHRVPEVDSDIDVDNENVNDPSLEIFAPYLEHLEISGNLDNLKCRLVDVSSLVNARLTFYISCIKHVRHDHGDDIGVDEYSCHDYHQGPVHVAVQRIAGSRVEM
- the LOC107870942 gene encoding putative F-box/LRR-repeat protein At3g18150 isoform X1, giving the protein MHSQLASFLKYNFVFTRRKQQPDEFVFSSVWNENRTRILTPRISDFVSFVENVLNHSISSKIKKFELDGRQLFSYLPQIRQWLSFAVEREVEDVVFLSYDFSYVSVLPESFRTCSSLMTLHLRCHRFDDPGHSVEVSKEPKAGVCDLNDDQILNLLSGCPSLETMELYDVGGFRRLETNSLNFKRLNLKNHRVPEVDSDIDVDNENVNDPSLEIFAPYLEHLEISGNLDNLKCRLVDVSSLVNARLTFYISCIKHVRHDHGDDIGVDEYSCHDYHQGFRILIQDYLQSPVHVAVQRIAGSRVEM
- the LOC107870942 gene encoding putative F-box/LRR-repeat protein At3g18150 isoform X2, producing MHSQLASFLKYNFVFTRRKQQPDEFVFSSVWNENRTRILTPRISDFVSFVENVLNHSISSKIKKFELDGRQLFSYLPQIRQWLSFAVEREVEDVVFLSYDFSYVSVLPESFRTCSSLMTLHLRCHRFDDPGHSVEVSKEPKAGVCDLNDDQILNLLSGCPSLETMELYDVGGFRRLETNSLNFKRLNLKNHRVPEVDSDIDVDNENVNDPSLEIFAPYLEHLEISGNLDNLKCRLVDVSSLVNARLTFYISCIKHVRHDHGDDIGVDEYSCHDYHQGPVHVAVQRIAGSRVEM
- the LOC107870942 gene encoding putative F-box/LRR-repeat protein At3g18150 isoform X3, translated to MHSQLASFLKYNFVFTRRKQQPDEFVFSSVWNENRTRILTPRISDFVSFVENVLNHSISSKIKKFELDGRQLFSYLPQIRQWLSFAVEREVEDVVFLSYDFSYVSVLPESFRTCSSLMTLHLRCHRFDDPGHSVEVSKEPKAGVCDLNDDQILNLLSGCPSLETMELYDVGGFRRLETNSLNFKRLNLKNHRVPEVDSDIDVDNENVNDPSLEIFAPYLEHLEISGNLDNLKCRLVDVSSLVNARLTFYISCIKHVRHDHGDDIGVDEYSCHDYHQGFRILIQDYLQS